The genomic DNA CTGTGGCGACGACGCGGGGATAGGCGCCGATGACGCCTGCGTACCGCTCGACGAGGCGTGAGACGAGCCCTCTTGTGGCCTCGGCGACGCCGATGGTCATGGCGTGCTCGGTGTCCTTTCCGATGGGTTCGGCATCGATGCGTTCGGCGTCGAAGGTGAGGGAGGGGAGGGCGGCGGTGCCGCGAGAGAGGGCGTCGAGCATCATGCGGATTCCGGGCGCGATCGCGCCGCCCTGGAAGACACCCTCGGCATCGATGTAATCGACGGTTGTCGCGGTGCCGACATCGACGATGACACAGGGACCTTCGGTGCTCGCCCACGCTGCCATGGCGCAGAGGAGGCGGTCTTGGCCGACTTTCTCGGGGTGACGGACGTTTGCGGTGATGGGGATCGGGACGTCGCGCCCGATGCGAAGATGGGGCGAGAGCCACGCGAGATCCTGGCAGGCGGCGAGGATCTTCTCTGATGCGTCGGGGTAGACGGATGCGACGAGGAGGGGGCAGTGAGCGGCTCGGCGTTGCTGCGATGCGAGCCACTCGACGATTCCGGCGGCGTCCGTAGAGGCGAAGGAATGCGCGCCCAGGAGTTCTTCACCCTGAAAGAGGCCGATTCTGGCTCGGGTGTTTCCGACGGCGAGGGTTGCGAGTTGGAGGGGGTCGTTCATCCGGGCCAGCGTATGCAGGGGTGCCGCGGGACGATGCGGGCGGTACAGTTGGCGTGAGAAGCGCGTGCGTTTGACGCGCTACGGAGTCCAGCACGTTGCCCAAGCCACCCAGCACGCAGGCGGATCGGACGATCGAACGGGTCGAGGTCGGGGAGCTGAAGTTCCCACTCGGGGTGTATCCGATCGAGCCGGTGACCTCGCGGATGGGGTACAAGGTGCTGTTTGAAGCGGCGGATACGGATGACGGCTCGGGCGAGTGGGAAGAGTGGCCGGATCGGTATGTGTGGGACATCGTGATCGGTGCGGACCGATTGCGATCGTTGTGCAACTCGCTTTTCCTGATGATGCCGGGGCGGGTGTTCCCGATCCTGGATGTGCTCGGGCATGATGCGTTCAGGGAGATCGATCCGTATGTGGCGTATGAGCTGGTCCCGCTCGACCAGTTCATGGATTCGTCACGCCGGTACGAGGATTACCTGTACGAGGATGGGCTGTGCGGATTCGGGGCGATGTCCGAGGATCCGTTTTTCTATGTGTTTGTGGATGAGCACAAGATCGTGACGGTGCGGGCCGAGCCGCTCATGCAGGAGCGGATCGAGAGGTTGCTGGGTGCTTTTGATCTGGCGGAGGTCGAGGAGCCGGCCGGGGCGGATGCGGTAGCCCACGAACATAGGGGGGTGCTGGTTGCGCCGGACGACCGGCCGGATCTCTTGACGGCGGATGAGGTCGTTGAGCACCTTCGGGACGAGTGGCGGCTGACGCTCAATGTCGATCCGGAGACGAATGTTGATGATCAGGGTCGGGATCTTGGGCTTTGTCCGTGGCGATGCCTGGTGCGAACGAGCCCATCTCTTGATATACCATGGAGTTATGCTGATCTCATCGTGCGTGCGGATTGTCTTGGGCAGGCGGAAGACCTTGCGCTGGATGAGGTTTTGAAGCAGGTGGCGGATGGGGAGGATCTGGATCGAGAGACATCGCTGGTCTTTGCCGATCGTGTGACCGAGCAGGAATTGGACCAATTGCTGGCGGAGTTGAAGGTGGATCGGCTGGACCCTTCCGCGGCAGATACGCCGA from Phycisphaeraceae bacterium includes the following:
- a CDS encoding type III pantothenate kinase, which produces MNDPLQLATLAVGNTRARIGLFQGEELLGAHSFASTDAAGIVEWLASQQRRAAHCPLLVASVYPDASEKILAACQDLAWLSPHLRIGRDVPIPITANVRHPEKVGQDRLLCAMAAWASTEGPCVIVDVGTATTVDYIDAEGVFQGGAIAPGIRMMLDALSRGTAALPSLTFDAERIDAEPIGKDTEHAMTIGVAEATRGLVSRLVERYAGVIGAYPRVVATGGDAGAIFASDPIVEHIVPDLQLIGMRLAFEALMHDHESDHPEAEG